One genomic segment of Anguilla anguilla isolate fAngAng1 chromosome 2, fAngAng1.pri, whole genome shotgun sequence includes these proteins:
- the LOC118218372 gene encoding disks large-associated protein 5-like isoform X1 — MYHVCKIPRMETRFSHLYQRDSSVSMLRVKMARRRSQSQKENRDRAVNRHRRLDQLPELEVSALDESVIKLPAAASDGMAPGQNQVKSGRSAAVEERKKMLARYKEAKELQKEKARREKEKKGGVFKVGVYKPQPLNVLPQISSAPIRAKTSVPAPSSRVTRSMKQQVQKPPTHRAAVAASRKVDPAEIRAPLSRAVGKPQSAAASARGKAAPAEAAVRPATSRAASRSQTASLAGARKPAPEAAANVSKTRAGNKQPAAPPIGRGKPAQGKSTTRAQSRVQKCAQPAEVEEMDTSPADPCSEAEQAQKEEQQEVEEEEEERKTEGENLPAGSSFAPQGFVFQAPCGLKPFPFVPLTPRSADAFLTPSYIGVPPALSFSPMPPRDQVEPPRSSPSPPPPLSPQEPQHNVLYFRSVLASETAQLSSLCEEWHLRPEDSSIPEESRDRIRTAVGQARLLMKERFSQFQGLVDDCELGRGEKVTTCTDLQGFWDMVYFQVEDVIRKFGALREAESRGWQEEHKSPPRPKKTKKPRPAAAAGKAGAGGGASAAARSRLAAVKAAMKAKRAAESAPMETQPDSAPPATQPDPTQTVVFHGGFFRVESPIRVPGASRRSSRRSAVPSLPGSPCPASQFTTPARHRPSVPAHPSPLPSLSLSTPTACTPRPLPQGQCTPPKPALHAGAPCGQSEYDGRQPVAAPAGGQAERTGTLTQPPEALEPSSQSQALERAAKTNSQYRLAPEEAEQTASQLEGVAEPKADGSVLPFPSLQALTPEAVGQNRSLCLSLSPCQTADQLPGEGCGLSFTLSPCQTADQLPGEGCGLSFTLSPCQTADQLPGEGCGLSFTLSPCQTADPASDCGLSLTLSPCPSDGAEQRSPSASSLSLPAPLDPHTPAPCSMDSPAGSSEACVAVSPDAPYAENTPGLDFERYLRPTLRCSPSPQAAAVAMEASPLLATSPCTDVQMDSPGPQLEGQPEGVSLAHAAPAPVQLVPLGHTFSPQAHQLEDGELLLFTSEPRDRVRQSVCEGDLMTFTPPCGR, encoded by the exons ATGTATCATGTTTGTAAAATT CCTAGGATGGAGACGCGCTTCTCTCACCTCTACCAGCGGGACAGCAGTGTCTCCATGCTGCGGGTGAAGATGGCCCGTAGGCGATCCCAGTCCCAAAAGGAGAATCGGGACCGCGCTGTGAACCGTCACCGTCGCCTGGACCAGCTACCCGAGCTGGAGGTATCAGCCCTGGACGAGTCTGTAATCAAGCTTCCAGCGGCGGCCAGTGACGGGATGGCACCCGGGCAAAACCAAGTAAAAAGCG GCCGCAGTGCAGcggtggaggagaggaagaagatgCTGGCACGGTATAAGGAAGCCAAGGAGCTGCAGAAAGAGAAAGCgagaagagaaaaggagaagaaggGCGGGGTCTTCAAGGTGGGCGTGTATAAGCCCCAGCCCCTGAACGTACTGCCCCAGATCTCTTCTGCACCAATCAGGGCCAAG ACCTCAGTGCCAGCCCCGTCCAGCAGAGTCACACGCTCCATGAAGCAGCAGGTCCAGAAG CCACCAACGCACAGAGCGGCTGTTGCTGCATCCAGGAAAG TGGACCCCGCTGAGATCAGAGCGCCACTGAGCCGAGCTGTCGGCAAGCCGCAGTCCGCGGCCGCGTCTGCCCGAGGAAAAGCAGCTCCAG CGGAGGCAGCGGTCCGTCCCGCAACGAGCAGAGCGGCCAGCAGGTCTCAGACGGCCTCCCTGGCGGGTGCACGAAAACCTGCGCCAG AAGCAGCTGCCAATGTGTCGAAAACCAGAGCTGGCAACAAGCAGCCTGCAGCGCCTCCTATTGGCAGGGGCAAGCCTGCACAAG GCAAGAGCACGACAAGAGCACAATCCAGAGTGCAGAAG TGTGCCCAGCCTGCCGAGGTGGAAGAGATGGACACCAGCCCAGCTGACCCCTGCTCTGAAGCGGAGCAGGCACagaaggaggagcagcaggaggtggaggaggaggaggaggagaggaaaacagAGGGGGAGAATCTGCCTGCTGGGTCTTCTTTCGCCCCTCAGGGTTTTGTGTTCCAGGCTCCGTGTGGCCTCAAGCCCTTCCCGTTTGTCCCCCTCACCCCTCGCTCTGCCGACGCCTTCCTCACTCccag ttacatTGGCGTTCCTCCAgccctgtccttctctcccaTGCCCCCCCGGGACCAGGTGGAGCCCCCtcgctcttctccctctcccccgcctcctctctccccccaggaGCCACAGCACAACGTGCTGTACTTCAG GTCGGTGCTGGCCAGTGAGACGGCCCAGCTGAGCTCTCTGTGTGAGGAGTGGCATCTGCGGCCTGAGGACTCCTCCATCCCTGAGGAGA gccggGACAGGATCCGCACTGCGGTGGGCCAGGCCAGGCTGCTGATGAAGGAGCGCTTCAGCCAGTTCCAGGGCCTGGTGGACGACTGCGAGCTGGGCAGGGGGGAGAAGGTCACCACCTGCACCGACCTGCAGGGCTTCTGGGACATGGTCTACTTCCAG gtggagGACGTGATCAGGAAGTTTGGCGCTCTCCGAGAGGCGGAGTCTAGAGGCTGGCAGGAGGAGCACAAGTCTCCACCCCGCCCAAAAAAGACCAAG AAGCCACGCCCAGCTGCAGCCGCAGGGAAGGCCGGGGCCGGAGGCGGGGCCAGCGCCGCTGCCCGCAGTCGTCTGGCCGCGGTGAAGGCAGCCATGAAAGCCAAGCGCGCGGCGGAGTCGGCTCCCATGGAGACCCagcctgactccgcccctcctGCCACCCAGCCTGACCCCACCCAGACCGTGGTCTTCCACGGGGGCTTCTTCCGCGTAGAGAGCCCCATCCGCGTGCCTG gggccTCAAGACGATCCTCTCGTAGGAGTGCCgtaccctccctccctggctctCCGTGCCCCGCCTCACAATTCACCACCCCGGCGAGGCATCGCCCCTCTGTGCCCGCTCACCCGTCCCctcttccctcgctctctctcagcacccccactgcctgcacacctcgccccctccctcagGGTCAGTGCACTCCTCCCAAACCTGCTCTCCATGCTGGCGCCCCCTGTGGCCAGTCAGAGTATGATGGCAGGCAGCCTGTGgctgctcctgcagggggcCAGGCCGAGCGTACTGGAACCCTCACCCAGCCTCCAGAAGCCCTAGAGccctccagccaatcacaggccctAGAGCGTGCGGCAAAAACCAACAGCCAGTACAGGCTTGCCCCAGAGGAGGCGGAACAAACAGCCAGCCAATTGGAGGGTGTGGCCGAGCCCAAAGCAGACGGCAGTGTTCTTCCCTTCCCATCTCTCCAGGCTCTGACGCCTGAGGCTGTGGGCCAGAACCGcagcctctgcctctccctctccccctgtcagACAGCAGATCAGCTTCCTGGTGAAGGCTGTGGGTTAAGCTTCACCCTGTCCCCCTGTCAGACAGCAGATCAGCTTCCTGGTGAAGGCTGTGGGTTAAGCTTCACCCTGTCCCCCTGTCAGACAGCAGATCAGCTTCCTGGTGAAGGCTGTGGGTTAAGCTTCACCCTGTCCCCCTGTCAGACAGCAGATCCCGCTTCAGACTGCGGGTTAagcctcaccctctccccctgcccATCTGACGGTGCCGAACAGCGTTCCCCTTCCGCCTCCTCCCTGAGCCTCCCGGCCCCCCTGGACCCTCACACACCAGCGCCCTGCAGCATGGACAG CCCGGCTGGTTCTTCTGAGGCCTGCGTGGCTGTCTCTCCGGACGCACCCTACGCTGAG AACACTCCAGGTTTGGACTTTGAGCGTTACCTACGGCCCACCCTGAGGTGCAGCCCTTCGCCACAGGCGGCTGCGGTCGCCATGGAAGCATCGCCGCTGCTGGCAACGTCCCCGTGCACCGACGTGCAGATGGACAGTCCTGGACCTCAGCTGGAGGGGCAGCCGGAGGGAGTTTCCCTGGCGCACGCGG ccccagcCCCAGTCCAGCTGGTTCCCCTCGGACACACGTTCTCCCCGCAGGCACACCAG ctggAAGACGGAGAGCTGCTTCTCTTTACCTCTGAGCCGCGGGACAGAGTGCGCCAGTCAGTGTGTGAGGGAGACCTCATGACCTTCACCCCTCCCTGTGGCCGCTGA
- the LOC118218372 gene encoding disks large-associated protein 5-like isoform X3 has product MYHVCKIPRMETRFSHLYQRDSSVSMLRVKMARRRSQSQKENRDRAVNRHRRLDQLPELEVSALDESVIKLPAAASDGMAPGQNQVKSGRSAAVEERKKMLARYKEAKELQKEKARREKEKKGGVFKVGVYKPQPLNVLPQISSAPIRAKTSVPAPSSRVTRSMKQQVQKPPTHRAAVAASRKVDPAEIRAPLSRAVGKPQSAAASARGKAAPAEAAVRPATSRAASRSQTASLAGARKPAPEAAANVSKTRAGNKQPAAPPIGRGKPAQGKSTTRAQSRVQKCAQPAEVEEMDTSPADPCSEAEQAQKEEQQEVEEEEEERKTEGENLPAGSSFAPQGFVFQAPCGLKPFPFVPLTPRSADAFLTPSYIGVPPALSFSPMPPRDQVEPPRSSPSPPPPLSPQEPQHNVLYFRSVLASETAQLSSLCEEWHLRPEDSSIPEESRDRIRTAVGQARLLMKERFSQFQGLVDDCELGRGEKVTTCTDLQGFWDMVYFQVEDVIRKFGALREAESRGWQEEHKSPPRPKKTKKPRPAAAAGKAGAGGGASAAARSRLAAVKAAMKAKRAAESAPMETQPDSAPPATQPDPTQTVVFHGGFFRVESPIRVPGASRRSSRRSAVPSLPGSPCPASQFTTPARHRPSVPAHPSPLPSLSLSTPTACTPRPLPQGQCTPPKPALHAGAPCGQSEYDGRQPVAAPAGGQAERTGTLTQPPEALEPSSQSQALERAAKTNSQYRLAPEEAEQTASQLEGVAEPKADGSVLPFPSLQALTPEAVGQNRSLCLSLSPCQTADQLPGEGCGLSFTLSPCQTADQLPGEGCGLSFTLSPCQTADQLPGEGCGLSFTLSPCQTADPASDCGLSLTLSPCPSDGAEQRSPSASSLSLPAPLDPHTPAPCSMDSPAGSSEACVAVSPDAPYAENTPGLDFERYLRPTLRCSPSPQAAAVAMEASPLLATSPCTDVQMDSPGPQLEGQPEGVSLAHAAPVQLVPLGHTFSPQAHQLEDGELLLFTSEPRDRVRQSVCEGDLMTFTPPCGR; this is encoded by the exons ATGTATCATGTTTGTAAAATT CCTAGGATGGAGACGCGCTTCTCTCACCTCTACCAGCGGGACAGCAGTGTCTCCATGCTGCGGGTGAAGATGGCCCGTAGGCGATCCCAGTCCCAAAAGGAGAATCGGGACCGCGCTGTGAACCGTCACCGTCGCCTGGACCAGCTACCCGAGCTGGAGGTATCAGCCCTGGACGAGTCTGTAATCAAGCTTCCAGCGGCGGCCAGTGACGGGATGGCACCCGGGCAAAACCAAGTAAAAAGCG GCCGCAGTGCAGcggtggaggagaggaagaagatgCTGGCACGGTATAAGGAAGCCAAGGAGCTGCAGAAAGAGAAAGCgagaagagaaaaggagaagaaggGCGGGGTCTTCAAGGTGGGCGTGTATAAGCCCCAGCCCCTGAACGTACTGCCCCAGATCTCTTCTGCACCAATCAGGGCCAAG ACCTCAGTGCCAGCCCCGTCCAGCAGAGTCACACGCTCCATGAAGCAGCAGGTCCAGAAG CCACCAACGCACAGAGCGGCTGTTGCTGCATCCAGGAAAG TGGACCCCGCTGAGATCAGAGCGCCACTGAGCCGAGCTGTCGGCAAGCCGCAGTCCGCGGCCGCGTCTGCCCGAGGAAAAGCAGCTCCAG CGGAGGCAGCGGTCCGTCCCGCAACGAGCAGAGCGGCCAGCAGGTCTCAGACGGCCTCCCTGGCGGGTGCACGAAAACCTGCGCCAG AAGCAGCTGCCAATGTGTCGAAAACCAGAGCTGGCAACAAGCAGCCTGCAGCGCCTCCTATTGGCAGGGGCAAGCCTGCACAAG GCAAGAGCACGACAAGAGCACAATCCAGAGTGCAGAAG TGTGCCCAGCCTGCCGAGGTGGAAGAGATGGACACCAGCCCAGCTGACCCCTGCTCTGAAGCGGAGCAGGCACagaaggaggagcagcaggaggtggaggaggaggaggaggagaggaaaacagAGGGGGAGAATCTGCCTGCTGGGTCTTCTTTCGCCCCTCAGGGTTTTGTGTTCCAGGCTCCGTGTGGCCTCAAGCCCTTCCCGTTTGTCCCCCTCACCCCTCGCTCTGCCGACGCCTTCCTCACTCccag ttacatTGGCGTTCCTCCAgccctgtccttctctcccaTGCCCCCCCGGGACCAGGTGGAGCCCCCtcgctcttctccctctcccccgcctcctctctccccccaggaGCCACAGCACAACGTGCTGTACTTCAG GTCGGTGCTGGCCAGTGAGACGGCCCAGCTGAGCTCTCTGTGTGAGGAGTGGCATCTGCGGCCTGAGGACTCCTCCATCCCTGAGGAGA gccggGACAGGATCCGCACTGCGGTGGGCCAGGCCAGGCTGCTGATGAAGGAGCGCTTCAGCCAGTTCCAGGGCCTGGTGGACGACTGCGAGCTGGGCAGGGGGGAGAAGGTCACCACCTGCACCGACCTGCAGGGCTTCTGGGACATGGTCTACTTCCAG gtggagGACGTGATCAGGAAGTTTGGCGCTCTCCGAGAGGCGGAGTCTAGAGGCTGGCAGGAGGAGCACAAGTCTCCACCCCGCCCAAAAAAGACCAAG AAGCCACGCCCAGCTGCAGCCGCAGGGAAGGCCGGGGCCGGAGGCGGGGCCAGCGCCGCTGCCCGCAGTCGTCTGGCCGCGGTGAAGGCAGCCATGAAAGCCAAGCGCGCGGCGGAGTCGGCTCCCATGGAGACCCagcctgactccgcccctcctGCCACCCAGCCTGACCCCACCCAGACCGTGGTCTTCCACGGGGGCTTCTTCCGCGTAGAGAGCCCCATCCGCGTGCCTG gggccTCAAGACGATCCTCTCGTAGGAGTGCCgtaccctccctccctggctctCCGTGCCCCGCCTCACAATTCACCACCCCGGCGAGGCATCGCCCCTCTGTGCCCGCTCACCCGTCCCctcttccctcgctctctctcagcacccccactgcctgcacacctcgccccctccctcagGGTCAGTGCACTCCTCCCAAACCTGCTCTCCATGCTGGCGCCCCCTGTGGCCAGTCAGAGTATGATGGCAGGCAGCCTGTGgctgctcctgcagggggcCAGGCCGAGCGTACTGGAACCCTCACCCAGCCTCCAGAAGCCCTAGAGccctccagccaatcacaggccctAGAGCGTGCGGCAAAAACCAACAGCCAGTACAGGCTTGCCCCAGAGGAGGCGGAACAAACAGCCAGCCAATTGGAGGGTGTGGCCGAGCCCAAAGCAGACGGCAGTGTTCTTCCCTTCCCATCTCTCCAGGCTCTGACGCCTGAGGCTGTGGGCCAGAACCGcagcctctgcctctccctctccccctgtcagACAGCAGATCAGCTTCCTGGTGAAGGCTGTGGGTTAAGCTTCACCCTGTCCCCCTGTCAGACAGCAGATCAGCTTCCTGGTGAAGGCTGTGGGTTAAGCTTCACCCTGTCCCCCTGTCAGACAGCAGATCAGCTTCCTGGTGAAGGCTGTGGGTTAAGCTTCACCCTGTCCCCCTGTCAGACAGCAGATCCCGCTTCAGACTGCGGGTTAagcctcaccctctccccctgcccATCTGACGGTGCCGAACAGCGTTCCCCTTCCGCCTCCTCCCTGAGCCTCCCGGCCCCCCTGGACCCTCACACACCAGCGCCCTGCAGCATGGACAG CCCGGCTGGTTCTTCTGAGGCCTGCGTGGCTGTCTCTCCGGACGCACCCTACGCTGAG AACACTCCAGGTTTGGACTTTGAGCGTTACCTACGGCCCACCCTGAGGTGCAGCCCTTCGCCACAGGCGGCTGCGGTCGCCATGGAAGCATCGCCGCTGCTGGCAACGTCCCCGTGCACCGACGTGCAGATGGACAGTCCTGGACCTCAGCTGGAGGGGCAGCCGGAGGGAGTTTCCCTGGCGCACGCGG cCCCAGTCCAGCTGGTTCCCCTCGGACACACGTTCTCCCCGCAGGCACACCAG ctggAAGACGGAGAGCTGCTTCTCTTTACCTCTGAGCCGCGGGACAGAGTGCGCCAGTCAGTGTGTGAGGGAGACCTCATGACCTTCACCCCTCCCTGTGGCCGCTGA